The stretch of DNA aggtctacaagNNNNNNNNNNNNNNNNNNNNNNNNNNNNNNNNNNNNNNNNNNNNNNNNNNNNNNNNNNNNNNNNNNNNNNNNNNNNNNNNNNNNNNNNNNNNNNNNNNNNtaaaaataataattttttaaaaagtgcttttcGACTTGAGAGAAATTTAAGTATTTAAGTATAGTCTCGAGGTGAATGATTGGGGCTGAAAACAGTGGATTCAGTCATAATGCTATGAAAGAAAGTAAGACGACTTTTGACAGCTAAGGTATCACACCAGTATTTGAAAGGTTTAAGCCAGGTGGTGAcagataaaagacaaaatatcacaaaagacACTTAACTAACAAAATGTTGCCCAGGTCCCTTCACCTAACCTCCCACGAAACACTTCATTTCAGGAAATCATAGGAACCCTGCTATTTACTTGATATATTAGATGTTTCTAGATGGACTTCTTTTAGTTTATAACTCCTCCACCCCACGCCccgtcctttctttctttgttttgttgggatttttttgagacaaggtttgactgtgtagctctgactattctggaactcgctttgtagaccaggctgttctcgaactcacagagatccacctgcccctgcctcccgggtgctgggattaaaggcagtgctgggattaaaggcgtgagtcaccaccCGGCAATTTTTCCCCTTAGTCTTTAGGAGTCGAGTTCCCTTTCGTCAACAAGGGGTTTTCTAAATCTACTTCCACCGCCTCGCAAACTCCCCGGCGCTTCTGATATCCAGTTCTGGCACGAACTAGTGCGCACTGGCCAATTTCAGGGTTAGAACCCGAATCCAGGTCACTCACAACCTCGCCCAGCCAGCCCAGTGGGTCTGAGTGCCTGAAGCCCGCGCATTGTCATCGTGGCTCCGGGGAGGCGAGCAGAACCGGGGAGGCGAGCAGAACCGGGGAGGCGGGCAGCTCCGAGAATGGAGCGGCCTCCCGAACCTACTCCTCAACCTCAAGTCCTGCAGGAAAGGACTCCGAGGCGTATGAGGGATTGCAAATCCACGCAAGAAGTGACGGCCACGCAGACTTAATTTAGTGCATACAGCTGCCACCTAGCCACTCGGAGAACAGTAGCAGGAGCAAGGCGACTGGGCGGGGCCAGGATACTTAGACGCGccgccctcctcctcctcctcctcctcctcctcctcctcctcttcctccctcctcctcctcctcctcctcctcctcctcctcctcctcctcctcctcctcctcctcttcctcctcctcctcctcctcctcctcctcctccttcccccctccgaGTGGGGGCGGGGCCTAAAGGTTCCCCTCTCTGTCCGGAGAGGGCGGGgccaggatgggggtggggcgggcCTAAGGGCGCCCGCCTCCCGCAGGCGAGGGCGTGGCTTGGCGAAGGCGGGTCGCGCACGACGACGTCTGGGGAACGCGCGCGCCTCCGCGGGGCCAGGCCGAGCGTCACTGCTGCTGGTGGCGTCTGAGGCTGAAGGCTTGGCAAGAAGGGTTTGCGGCGGCGTATCGGGCTGTTGGTATCGTGGCTGCCGAGGCCACCCGCTCCTGGTCATGAGAGGTCAGGCCTGGGGAAGGGCGGTGAGGAGGAGGGTTTCCGGGGAGAAGAGGCGAGGTTCGGACGTGGGTGGAGAACTCGGTCTTCGCAGATTCCGGAAGAGCTGgcgtttacttttcttttccttttcccttctcttgttTATGTATGAAGGAGGACTGGAAGGTAGTTGTTTGGggtttttccccctccctttttataGCAGAGACACAAACTGTCCTGTCCCAAGTCGCTCTTAAGAGAGTGAGGAGATCCGGCCACCGAGGCTTCGAAGCCTCGCCGAAACGTCACACATTAACTGCACGGCTCCCGAACAAGCCCGGCCGCAGCTTGCTCCCTCGCGGGAGAAACGGGAGAGGCCCGGCGGTGTGGACTCTGCGACTGGCACCCTTGTCCGAGATCCACTCTGGATCACGTAGGGATCTTGCCCTGCCCACAGCCTCCCTTCTGACACCCTATCCCCGCCACACACCCGCCCATGGTGGCATTTTTCTTCCAGAAGTGAACTCCTTATTCACACTAAAGCATCACTTAGCAATTACGTGATGACTCCCCCCACAACAACCCCATTTCAAAGGTATTTCAGTAATATTCTTTTGAGGAGTAATAACACTATTAATTACTGAAAACCTTATTAGCTTTGGAAAGGCTTTTccaacataaaatgaaatgtctagGTCAACCAAATGAAATGTTTNNNNNNNNNNNNNNNNNNNNNNNNNNNNNNNNNNNNNNNNNNNNNNNNNNNNNNNNNNNNNNNNNNNNNNNNNNNNNNNNNNNNNNNNNNNNNNNNNNNNctggaactagctcttgtagaccaggctggtctcgaactcacagagatccacctgcctctgcctcccgagtgctgggattaaaggcgtgagccaccaccgcccggctaatgttTATCTTTTGATGCTTAATAaggcactgattttttttccttctaagcattagtgaatcttttaaaaatttgttacgTTGActtagtgggggtggggtgagggagggaggacaacttgtgggagtcagttcatTCCTCCACCATCTGGGTTCCGGGATTTAACTCAGATCAGCAGACTAGAATAGGCTGGAGGTACCTTTACTGACGGAGTCATCTCACCTACCCTTAGTAAACTTATTAATGTGGGCTCTTGCTCAGAGTCCATGTGCCTACATACATACTCGGTATGGGTACTGCTCCTCATAGTGGTATAAGCTGGGCACCCATTCTTGGACTTTTTGCTTATGTCTTTTGGCATTAGAGAAGTCAAGACATCTGCTGCTCAAAAGCAAATGTTCATTAAGTATGCTTTGTATTTTAGTAACCCCTAAATCAGTTAAACACATTGGTTTGCTAAATTGACTTTGGGAGAGGGGCTGGGGGAGCAGAGCCTTGGCAGTAGCAGAGATGGAAGAAGTAGTGTCAGCAAACCTCAAAGATCGTCTGTGACTGTCCGCTCCTCCCTTAGTGAATAAAGGACACCTCAGCACAGTATACCGCTTGTGATTAACTGTTAACTCACAGTGCTTTCtgctctttgattttatttttgaagaagaaagagtCCTGAAGCAGAGACATCTTAGAGAAAAACTATTTCAGGGCCATGCAAGCCAGCTGTAGTCAACTGCATGATCCTCCAGGCACCGCAAGTGATGATGCTCCAGCCTCCCAGTGTGTTCACCCGTCAAGATCAACAGAAGGGTCTTCTTTTCATACTGGAGACATACATATCCAAATAAACTCCGGACCGAAGGAGCATCCTGAAAATCCGAGCTCTAGAAATACAAGGTCAGGTGCCTGTAGCTGTGCCCATGGGTGTGCACATACTCGCTTCCGGAGTCACTCCCACAGTGAAGCAAGGCCTCCTGAGGACTTTGCCACAGAATCTGGAGAACATGGAGGTGGCTCCTTCTCAGAGTTCCGCTATCTCTTCAAGTGGCTGCAAAAAAGTCTTCCTTATATTTTGATTCTGGGTATTAAACTTGTTATGCAGCATATAACAGGTAGGAAATGATAAAACATTGACTCAATTATTgaattcagtttctctttttacTGATAATTTTAACCTATGTATTTTGATTGCtaactttaaaattatgttttaatttatattattagcATATAtaatcttggtttttttcttttctttcaattaacTAGAACTTATTTTCTAACAGGAATTTCTCTTGGAATTGGGCTGCTAACAACTTTTATGTATGCAAACAAAAGCATTGTAAATCAGGTTTTTCTAAGAGTAAGTATATCAAGCAACTAaattattaactgtttctctctaCAGAATTAGAGGTAACTTTGAGAGAAATAGAAGTAACTTTCAAGAAGACTGGAAAGCAACAGGATAAGTTCTGATGTTTACCACATACTTAATTTGGTTTTCTAAATGACTTGGAATAAGTTACCTGTCCTAATGCTTAGTTATCTCACCTTACTTTTGTTGTTCAGTTCCTAATAGAGAAAACATAGATAAGAGGATAAAAGACTTAGACCACACTATTTGACCTAGCTTGGCAAGGGCCTTCGTACTTCATGAGTTGATTGAAACATACTAAGTAGTATGATATCATTAAAAACTTTAGTTgaggggctcgagagatggctcagtggttaagagcattgcctgctattccaaaggtcctgagttcaattcccagcaaccacatggtggctcacaaccatctgtaatgaggtcaggtgctctcttctggcctgaaggcatacacacagacaaaatattgtatactaaataaataaatatttaaaaaaaaaaaaaccttagccgggtggctccaaagccacagagaaaccctgtcttgaaaaaccaaaaaaaaaaacaaaaaacaaaaaaaaaaccttagttgATGTACTCTAAGattgaaaataagtaaaatggagCATTGAATGAATGGGCACTGGTCATTTTATGTGTCTatttatgtttgagacagggtctcattgtgtatccccggctgtcctgaaattcacagtgtagaccaggctgacctcaaacttggacccacctgcctctgcctcccgagtgctgggattaaaagcgtgcccTACCATGAATGGCAGAtgtctcttatttaaaaaaaaaaaaaagctcaatttTTCTAGTAATAAAAGTTtgaatcagggctggagagatggctcagaggttaagagcattgcctgctcttccaaaggtcctgagttcaattcccagcaaccacatggtggctcacaaccatctgtaatgaggtctggtgccctcttctggccagcaggcatacacacacacagaatattgtatacataataaataaatatttaaaaaaaaaagtttgaatcaTATAAATCCTCAGAAGAAATTCCAAGAGTCTACACAATTTTAGCTCAAGAGCATTTTCTAAAAATGGATCATATCTAGGAATTTATAGTATAGCCTATTAACAAAAATTTAATGCATAGTTTAAAACTAGCACAACTTAATGCTGGGTTTGGTGGTTGTGTTCGtctaattccaacactggggaagctgaggcaggaggagtgccgTGAATTTAAAATCAGTCTGGAATATGTAGTGAGCACCAGGCCAAGGTGTGTTGTTGTCTAACATAACACtgtctttagaaaaagaaaaaaaataaacaaataacaaaaatactagtacaaggttgggcatggtggcacaggcctttaatcccagcactcaggaggcagaggcagggggatctctgagttcaaggcccgcctggtctacagagattgacctgcctctgcctcctgagtgctgggattaaatgtatgtgccaccattgcctggtgacatttttttttttatttaattttttgggggatgtttttctgtgtagctttggaacctgtcctggaacttgctctgtagatcaggctggtcaccagctcacagagatttgcctgcctctgcttcccaagtgctgggattaagggtgtgcgctgccaccacccgggatttctttaattttgtgaAGTTTGCCTATACATAGTGAGGTgtctttcatgtatgtctgtctgccttATCCACATAGTCTAGAGGCGGCTTTATATAGTATTAGTGCACTGGGTTTTGATTGGCAGTGAAATCAGGTGAGGAACTTTCCACATGGGGCATCATGTTAGTGCTCAAATAGTTGGATTAGGATGCTCAACTGTAAAACTTTGAATTAAACTAGTAATTAAAACTTGAATTTCAAAGATCAAAATTATTGCATATTTATGAACTTATTTACTtgaacattcattttaaaaaatttttgttttatggaagAGAAAGCAGCAGCAAAGGTAAAGATTGCTCTGGGTAGGTCCTttatgtcagtgtggagatttgcTTCTTTGACTTCTAAGTCTTGTGTTTTTAGATTCTTTATGGGGGTGGTggcttgaaacagggtctctatacagtcttgactgtcctgagactctgtagctcaggcctcatactcaacagagatccgcctgcctctgccttccaagtactgggattgataaaaggtgtgtgccactgtgcccagcttgtattttgttttgtttcattttggttttttttgttttgttttgttgttgttttttgagacagggtttctctgtatagctttggagcctgtcctagaactcactctatagaccaggctggcctcaaactcacagagatccacttgcctctgcctcctgagtgctaggatttaggTGTGCGTTACCACTGTCCAGCCTGTCCAGCCCAGcttgtagttttaaattttgtttattaagGACTAATTAACAAAAACAGTGGTTGTGACAATGAACAATTTAGCAgattaagaataatttaaaaaacattctaaAGTAATAAATTGATCATCAACTTAAAATGATACTAGTAATTCTAGCCCAACATAACACATAAATtacaaaattgtttctttttcaggaaCGGTCATCAAAGATTCAGTGTGCTTGGTTACTGGTGTTCCTGGCAGGTTcttctattcttttatattacacCTTTCATTCTGAATCACTTTATTACAGGTAACTAGAGATCCTCGTATACTTCTGTTGTTTATCATTTATTCCATGGTACTTTGACTATATAATGCTTATTATAGTTCAGTCTCCTTTCATGATTGACAGGTGTGACTTACACATTTGTATCCCCAGTACCTTGGCACATAGCATGTGCTCAATAAATACTTTTTGATAAGTGGATTTGTTTgatcagttttttgttttgttttttggttggtttttttttttttggtttttcgagacagggtttctctgtagctttggtgcctgtcccggaactagctcttgtagaccaggctggcctttgttttgttttttgaaacagggtttctctgtgtagctttggagcctgtcctgaaactcgctctgtagatcaggggggcctcaaactcacagagatcctcctgcctctgcttctcaagtggtgggattaaaggcgtgcgccaccactgcccggcttgtttttttgtttttgagacagagtctcactgtgtaatccaGGGTGCCTTCCAccttgcagtcctcctgccttggcctcttgaatGCTGAAAATATAGATATGTGCCATTTACAGTTttaatcagtgtttatttagtACCAAAAAATCAACgttttgtttctaaaaatgaGTCATTAAAACACATGGTTAAGATGCATTTTCATGTCAGATATTCTGAATTTTCAGCTTTAATCAAATAATTAGAAGGCCTAGGTTCAATGTAATCAATATTAACCCATCTGGGCTGTAAGGAGTGGTAGAGAGTGTGGAACTAGGTTGAGTGTGAAACAAGAATGACCTCAGGCTGGGAAGATAGTGCCATGGCTGAGAGCATCCGCTGCTTTTCCAGGAAACTCCAGTTGAGAGGCTcagtgatctgatgccctctgcacCTGCACTCAGACATGCACATTcatccccacaacacacacaaacacatactttcTAGAACATGTCTAGTACTTAAAAAAGACTGTCTGGGTATAGCCTGTAATTCTaatgaggccagcctaggtgcCAGTGATACCCGGTCTGAAGGAACACACAACAGAAAAGGAGCTCACAGACCTGCACAAAATCAACCagggaaaggaagatggagaagaggccCAGCCCAGACATGAAAGGCACTGCACCTCTAACTTAGAGCTGCTGTAGGAGTGCATTGATAGACACCAGAAAAAACAGACTCGGGGTTGTTCACTGGTAGGGCACTTAACTGTATGTGAAATATGGAAGTTCTGCAGCAAACTTTACATTTGTATATCGCCTTCATAAGTGTTTATGCTTTTCTCTTGGTAGCTTAATTTTCTTAAATCCTACACTGGATCAGTTGAGCTTTTGGGAAGTTCTTTGGATTGTTGGAATTACAGACTTCATTCTAAAATTCTTCTTCATGGGTTTAAAATGCCTAATTTTATTGGTGCCTTCTTTCATCATGCCTTTTAAATCAAAGGTAAGAAACTAATGCTTATTGGAATGATGTTAGCAAAACCTAGTAGTCTTCATTGAAATGCCTCTTcatttagaggccagaagagggcatcagataccttggggctggagttagaagcatttgagctgcctaatgtgggtattgggaacccaactcaggtccaCTGGAGGAGCAAGAAATACCGTTGACTGCAGCACCATCTCTCCAACACAAAAATATCTCTGGCAACCATTTGTTCAAGTACTTGAACTGAAAATACTAACTTACTTGGCTAAGGATTACATTTGCTTCCAGCATAATTGAAAACTCAATCTTCATATTATATATGGGAAAATTCTAGATTTGTACTTCTGTTTTGGTCCAAGGCATTGCCAGTTTATAAAACGATTACATAAGCAGTGACTTACTGTTACTattagagacaaggtttcactccATAGCCTGAGCtaatctggaactcactgcagTCTTGCTGCCTTAACCCCCCAATTCTGGGGTTACAAATGTGAGTCACCAAACTCAACTTACacattaaaactttttctttcacatttatttactttgtgtatacttctccaccatgtgggttctggagattgaactaaGGTCATTACCcatacccactgagtcatctcgtTGGCCCAACAATTGGGAAATGAGCCaattttggaaatatttaaagCGAGCCATGTGATGACAATGGTATGTGATAGTCAATTTGAATTTGTCAGTGTTAATCATGATTCTGAAATATAGTTTCATGGGATTAGTGTATTATATACTCATGATGTTCTCCTTCCAATATTAAATATCTGCTATGTGTTTAATACCTTGGGTAgctggatttatttcttttttcttggtgttttaggGTTATTGGTACATGCTTTTAGAAGAATTATGTCAGTGTTACCGAATTTTTGTCCCCATACCAGTTTGGTTTCGGTACCTTATAAGCTATGGGGAGTTTGGTAATGTAACAAGATGGAGTCTTGGGATATTGCTGGCTTTACTCTACCTCATACTAAAAGTAAGTAACATTATAACCCTGGCAGAGTGACTCTTCTGATCACTGATTTTATATTGCTACTAAGTTACCTCAAAATTTATGTTCATATCACTAGCTGGAAGTAATAGCAGACTCTTAACTATTTAGAAATGTAGAGCTGgggtacttgtaatcccagctacaaaggaggctgaggcaggagaatcatgagtttgccAGTGTTGGCAGCCTACCAAGACCTTGCCTCCAGAGAGATCCAGGAAGGGTAGAAGGAACGTAGTGGTCTGGGGAAGCAGGGTACTGCACTGGTTCTTGTTCTGCTGCTTAGGGTGTCTTAAATGTACCTGCCACCATGCCAAGCTCTGtgtctccattctttttttttttttttggtttttcgagacagggtttctctgtggttttggagcctgtcctggaactagctcttgtagaccaggctggtctcgaactcccagagatccgcctgcctctgcctcccgagtgctgggattaaaggcgtgcgccaccatcgcccggctgtgtcTCCATTCTTGTTGAGttgcggcggggggggggggggggtagactTACCTGTGATACCTCTGAGGAATGAGTAGAGAACACACAAACCCTCACAGTACCATTTGTGATACATATAGTTCTCAAACCCATGGGATATCTTGCCCTCCTCCCTTTatgcctttttttgtttggttttgtaagacagggtttctctgtgtagccctatgaaactttttaattgtgtgtgtctggggaGGTTGAGATgggaacagctctggctgccctggaactcatgtagaccAATAaaactttgtgggtttttttttttcttttgagacagggtctctttgtgtatccctggctgtcctggaactctgttgaccaggctggccctgaactcaaagatcctcctgcctctgcctcccctgggattaaaggtgagtactGCTGCCACCACCTAGTGAAGTTTTTAAATCTAAATGCCAAGAGTATTTGAAtcaaattgatttattttttgtatatgagtgtttcccctgtatttatatttgtgtatcaCATGAgtacagtgccctcagaggcctgCAGAGGTGAACAATCCTGGGATTGGAGTCAGAGGTGGTTGAGAGCCTCTGTATGGGTCCCAGGGACGAATGGAACGGCACTACTAGTCTGTGGCAGTGTCTTTGACATAGGGTTATTTGTCTTCATTAAATTGTAGCTCTAGGTTAAGAGCTCCGCACTATTTTATTAAACTTGAAATGATTTATTATTGCATGCCTAGCTGTGGCATACAATGAATATTAGGTGGGAACTGAATTTCACCTTTGGTCTTTAGATTTAGCTTATAGAGATTTTGAATTAATaaactgtctcttcctcttttagCTTTTGGACTTTTTTGGACACTTGAGAACTTTCAGACAGGTTTTACGAGTATTTTTTACACGACCAGTAAGTACTTACAGTTAAGAAAATCCTTCTGCCTTGCTTCACTCTCACTTCTTCAGTAGTTTACAAGTAGAAATTCACCAGATGTTTCTTTTCCACTATGAGATTATTTTCTAATAGTCTGGCACTTGGGATTATAAtgataaagaaattttaattccttgagcctgtcctggaactctctctgtagaccaggttggcctcaaactcatagagatccgcctgcctctgactctcaattaaatgcgtgcaccaccaccacctggctcataaGCAGTTTCTTAAATTTCATTGTCCACCAATGCTTATGTATTGAATGCCTGTTTGCCCTTTCAATCTGTCGTTCTGGAGCTGAGACTTAGTGGTCTCATATAGCCTGTGCTAAAGCACAACAGCAAGCAATTCAGTCACTGGACATCTTTTAGGATTcataaatacacttttaaaaatcctGTCATAGACTtttgctccttttcctttttaaatccaTGGGTGATTTATATAGGTTCATTAATACTTTCCCTATgagcataattttattttgaagacaaCTCAGTAAAAATCATGTCCCTTGCAGTTTTCTTACTAATGGAAATTTCCTCTTACTCAATTCTGTATTAGAAAATTAAGTtttctaggcaagcattctaccaagaACTGTATCTCCAGTTCATAACATactattagtttattttttttttaggaggggAAAAAGGATGGGTAGGGAAGAGCCCCTGATCCCAGGATTAAGTGATCCCAGCCTGAGTGATTTAGCAATAAAGTctgaaacaaacaagtaaatgaaaaaaattatctacAGAGTAGTTCAAATTAACTGGCCAACATACCTTTGCTTTAAGGTAATTGATGATGTGAAAGCAAATgctagctgggtatggtggcaaatgcctttaatctcagcactcaggagacagaggaaggcaaatttcttgtgaattcaaggccagcatggtctacctcgtgagttcaaggacagcaagggctacatagtgaaacctgcTGAAACACAAcgaaaagaaagtaaaaactaCAATAAACTTCAGAGTTATAAGCGTCAGCCATTTCACTTAGTTGAATCTAGTAAGATTAGTGCTGAAAATAACCTCATAAAAATGTCCTGTGGGCTGTGGCTGTAACTCATAGCATGCTTATCTGACACATGTGTGAGGCCCTACATTCAGTATgcaacacagaaga from Microtus ochrogaster isolate Prairie Vole_2 chromosome 7, MicOch1.0, whole genome shotgun sequence encodes:
- the Rnft1 gene encoding E3 ubiquitin-protein ligase RNFT1 — its product is MQASCSQLHDPPGTASDDAPASQCVHPSRSTEGSSFHTGDIHIQINSGPKEHPENPSSRNTRSGACSCAHGCAHTRFRSHSHSEARPPEDFATESGEHGGGSFSEFRYLFKWLQKSLPYILILGIKLVMQHITGISLGIGLLTTFMYANKSIVNQVFLRERSSKIQCAWLLVFLAGSSILLYYTFHSESLYYSLIFLNPTLDQLSFWEVLWIVGITDFILKFFFMGLKCLILLVPSFIMPFKSKGYWYMLLEELCQCYRIFVPIPVWFRYLISYGEFGNVTRWSLGILLALLYLILKLLDFFGHLRTFRQVLRVFFTRPSYGVPASKRQCSDADGICSICQAEFQKPVLLICQHIFCEECITLWFNREKTCPLCRTVISDRINKWKDGATSLHLQIY